From the genome of Plectropomus leopardus isolate mb chromosome 13, YSFRI_Pleo_2.0, whole genome shotgun sequence, one region includes:
- the LOC121952703 gene encoding sodium-dependent dopamine transporter-like, producing MAAMERQSNRPTWSRQIEFTLAGIGCAVGLGNVWRFPYLCYRSGGGAFLVPYLLMLVVLGIPLLYMELTVGQYTRRGPVHALANVCPLLKKYSGVGIASVAISFIMCTYYNIVITWALYYLFSSFQAPLPWQSCNNTWNTLNCTNHATNSSFSSTASQEFFNIARGSALGCDVFFMLLCLGLDSEFAMVEVMVTSLMDEFYQHLIQIFKRKELFVLAVCGAALLLGIPCVMQVGIYVFQLMDHYTAIVSIMFLAFFEVVAICWCYGGNRLSDNLEEMTGKRANIFFRLCWLVVAPGLITVILVFSVIQFKPARYENYVFPPWAQGVGWVIAMGSIIWIPLGAVHTLWVLPGSLVQKLKLSITRSP from the exons ATGGCAGCCATGGAGCGGCAGAGCAACAGACCTACATGGAGCAGGCAGATAGAGTTCACCCTCGCGGGCATCGGCTGCGCCGTGGGTCTGGGCAACGTTTGGAGGTTTCCTTATCTCTGCTACAGGAGTGGAGGAG GTGCCTTCCTGGTGCCGTACCTGCTCATGCTGGTTGTGTTGGGGATCCCTCTGCTGTACATGGAGCTGACTGTGGGTCAGTACACGAGGAGAGGGCCCGTCCACGCTCTGGCTAATGTCTGCCCGCTCTTAAAAAAGTACTCTG gagTGGGCATCGCATCAGTGGCCATCTCCTTCATCATGTGCACCTACTACAACATTGTCATCACCTGGGCTCTCTATTACCTCTTCAGCTCCTTCCAGGCGCCGCTGCCCTGGCAGAGCTGCAACAACACCTGGAACACACTCAACTGCACCAATCATGCCACCAacagcagcttctcctccacAGCCAGCCAGGAGTTCTTCAA CATTGCCCGTGGCTCAGCTCTGGGCTGTGATGTTTTCTTCATGCTGCTGTGCCTCGGACTCGACAGTGAG TTTGCGATGGTCGAAGTGATGGTGACGAGTCTGATGGATGAATTTTATCAACATCTGATTCAAATCTTCAAGCGTAAGGAGCTGTTTGTTCTGGCTGTTTGTGGTGCGGCGCTCCTCCTGGGGATCCCCTGTGTCATGCAG GTGGGCATCTATGTGTTCCAGCTCATGGACCATTACACCGCCATCGTGTCCATCATGTTTCTGGCTTTCTTTGAGGTTGTGGCGATCTGTTGGTGTTACG GAGGAAATCGACTTTCGGACAATCTGGAGGAGATGACCGGAAAAAGAGCGAACATCTTCTTCAGGCTGTGTTGGCTGGTTGTTGCTCCTGGGCTCATCACT GTTATCCTGGTTTTCTCCGTGATCCAGTTCAAACCGGCGCGATATGAGAACTACGTCTTCCCTCCCTGGGCTCAGGGGGTCGGCTGGGTCATCGCCATGGGCTCCATCATCTGGATTCCTCTGGGTGCCGTTCACACCTTGTGGGTGCTACCTGGCTCGCTCGTACAG AAACTGAAGCTGTCCATCACCCGTTCGCCCTGa